GCAGTGCCTTGCTCGCCTCGGTGTCGCACGACCTGCGCACGCCGCTGACCGCCATGCGCGGCAGCATCGACAGCCTGCTGGCGCTCGGCGAAGCGATTCCTTTGGAGGATCGCCGCGAGTTGCTCGAAGGCACCCGCGATGAAGCCGAACGCCTTGATCGTTACATTCAGAACCTGCTGGACATGACGCGCCTCGGCCACGGCGCGCTGAAACTGGCGCGCGATTGGGTGTCGCCGGCCGACATCATCGGCAGTTCGCTGAATCGCCTGCGCGCGGTGCTGGCGCCGTTGCAGGTCAGCGCCGAAGTGCCGGCCGAGTTGCCGTTGCTGTACGTGCACGCGGCGCTGATCGAGCAAGCGCTGGTCAACGTCATCGAAAACGCCGCACGTTTCTCTCCGCCTCAGGGACGTTTGCAAGTGCGCGCCGGGGCTGACGAAAAAGAGCTGTTTTTCTCGGTCAGCGATGAAGGCCCGGGAATTCCCGAGGAGGAGCGCGCAAAGATTTTCGACATGTTCTACACCGCCGCCCGGGGTGATCGCGGCGGCCAGGGCACCGGGCTCGGACTGGCGATTTGTCAGGGCATGGTCGGCGCGCATGGCGGGCGAATCAGCGTCGCCGATGGCCTCGACGGGCGCGGCACGTGCATCACGCTGCACTTGCCGCTGCAGGAACAACCTGGTTTTGAAAGTGAAGCCTGATATCTTTCGCACATTCTCATTACCATCCCCGTGCCCATCCACACGCTGCGATCACAAACCATGAGCCAGACCGCGACCATTTTGGTCATCGACGACGAACCGCAGATCCGCAAATTCCTGCGCATCAGCCTCGCTTCCCAAGGCTACAAAGTGCTGGAGGCGGGCACCGGTAATGAAGGCCTGGCGCAAGCGGCGCTAAGCAAACCGGACTTGCTGGTGCTCGACCTCGGCCTGCCGGACATGGACGGCCAGCAAGTGCTGCGCGAGTTTCGCGAATGGTCGAGCGTGCCGGTGCTGGTGCTGTCGGTGCGCGCCAGCGAAGGGCAGAAAGTCGAGGCGCTGGATGGCGGCGCCAATGACTACGTGACCAAACCGTTCGGCATTCAGGAGTTTCTCGCACGCGTGCGCGCGTTATTGCGCCAGGCACCGAGCGGCGAAGCACAGCAAGCGGCGCTGACGTTCGGCCCGTTGACCGTGGACCTGGCCTATCGGCGGGTGCTGCTCGACGGCGCCGAAGTCGCGCTCACCCGCAAGGAATACGCGGTGTTGGCGCAACTGGCGCGGCATCCTGGGCGGGTGATTACCCAGCAGCAATTGCTCAAGGAGATCTGGGGCCCGACGCACACCGAGGACAGCCATTATTTACGGATTGTGGTCGGGCATTTACGGCAGAAACTGGCCGACGATCCGACCCGACCACGGTTTATCGTGACCGAGGCAGGGGTTGGTTATCGGTTGTTGGGGGAGGGTGGTCTGTAGGTTTTTCGGCGGGCAGTCCGGCCTGTTCGCGGGCAAGCCCCGCTCCCACACGGTTAACGCGAACCCTGTAGGAGCGAGGCTTGCCCGCGAAGAGGCCCTGACACTCACCCGAGAATCTCAAGAATCACGCTTCTGCTCACTCTCATAACGGTCCATCGTATCGCTGGCAATCTCGCGGCCCAGCGCGATCAACTCCGGCGCTTTGTAAAACTCGAAAAACCGGCACACACGCTTCGGCACGTTGATCAGCACGTCCGGCGGATACCCGGCGATCTTGTACTGCGCCAACGAGGTCTGCATCACCTCGAAACTCTGGTTGATCAAATCCAGCAATGACGCCGGCCCGACGTTGTCGATGATGAACGAGCCGGTCGCGGATTTCGGTGCGCCATCGGCTTGCGGAGCCGCTGCCGGTTGTTGCGCTTGCGGTTCGGCCGACTCGATCCACGGGTTGATATCCGCCGCTTCCGCCTTCAGCGCTTCCTGTTCCAGCAACAGCAACTGTTCAGCCTGTTTGCGGCGAAACGGCATCTTCGAACCGAGCGAACTGATCAGGTTATTGAAACGCGACTTGAACGCCGGCGGACGCGGAATCACCGGCAATTGGTAATGCCGCTGGTTGGTCGAGTTGAGATTGACCGCGATGATCAAATCGCAATGGCTCGACACCACCGGCACGATCGGCAACGGATTCAACAGACCGCCATCAACCAGCATCCGATTACCCTGCATCACCGGCGTGAACAAACTGGGGATCGCCGCCGAGGCGCGCATCGCTTGATGCAGGCAACCTTCCTGAAACCAGATTTCCTGCTGATTGGTCAGGTCCGTGGCCACCGCCGTGTAGGGAATACGCAAATCTTCAATGTTGATTTCGCCGACGATCTTGCGGATCTGGCCGAAGACTTTTTCGCCACGAATCGCCCCCAGACGGAAGCTGACATCGACCAGCCGCAGCACGTCGAGGTAGTCGAGGCTTTCGATCCAGTCGCGATAATCCTTGAGTTTGCCGGCGGCATAAATCCCGCCGACCACCGCGCCCATCGAGCACCCGGCAATGCACGCGATGTCGTAACCACGCCGTTCGATCTCCTCAATGACACCGATATGGGCATAGCCCCGGGCTCCACCTGAGCCCAGCACCAGTGCGACACGCTTTTTCATGAATCGCCCTCGTCTGACAAGGTCCAACAATGCACCCATCAGGGGCAACGCTTCAATCGCCAAGGTCGTTGCCCGGGGTGACGGCGTCGTTTTTTCGACACTGCATGGCGCCACATGCGTATGCTCGCGAACGCGGTCGTTTGCGGGGCAGGTCAAGGCTTGGCAAAGCAGAGGCACTTTTTGCGCGCGCCACCGTCTTACCTGCACGACTGTTT
The window above is part of the Pseudomonas prosekii genome. Proteins encoded here:
- a CDS encoding response regulator, which gives rise to MSQTATILVIDDEPQIRKFLRISLASQGYKVLEAGTGNEGLAQAALSKPDLLVLDLGLPDMDGQQVLREFREWSSVPVLVLSVRASEGQKVEALDGGANDYVTKPFGIQEFLARVRALLRQAPSGEAQQAALTFGPLTVDLAYRRVLLDGAEVALTRKEYAVLAQLARHPGRVITQQQLLKEIWGPTHTEDSHYLRIVVGHLRQKLADDPTRPRFIVTEAGVGYRLLGEGGL
- a CDS encoding patatin-like phospholipase family protein, with the protein product MKKRVALVLGSGGARGYAHIGVIEEIERRGYDIACIAGCSMGAVVGGIYAAGKLKDYRDWIESLDYLDVLRLVDVSFRLGAIRGEKVFGQIRKIVGEINIEDLRIPYTAVATDLTNQQEIWFQEGCLHQAMRASAAIPSLFTPVMQGNRMLVDGGLLNPLPIVPVVSSHCDLIIAVNLNSTNQRHYQLPVIPRPPAFKSRFNNLISSLGSKMPFRRKQAEQLLLLEQEALKAEAADINPWIESAEPQAQQPAAAPQADGAPKSATGSFIIDNVGPASLLDLINQSFEVMQTSLAQYKIAGYPPDVLINVPKRVCRFFEFYKAPELIALGREIASDTMDRYESEQKRDS